In Bacillota bacterium, one DNA window encodes the following:
- a CDS encoding peptidase S1: MLVLLVMAAGFAAADSLTGAQEAQRTESARSAAAVQSSAPGEGMTAVHPLIAGGPYAIADVVEAVGPAVVFIEVEYQPRQASNSQPFPFFEIFPFPYNWFQWPPSSPRAASGSGFIIDESGLVLTNQHLFAYPQLISSIKVTLPDREEPIPATLRGYDYELDLAILQLEAEGPFPTVPLGDSDQVRVGEWVIAIGNPYRLEHTVTVGVLSAKGRQIQVADPDSQTTRVYRNLMQTDAAINPGNSGGPLLNLRGEAIGINTAVRADAQGIGFAIPINEAKAVLEDLITRGMVVRPFIGIRYDTVDASYVRQLGLRVDRGVIILDVIPGSAAEKAGLRVRDVIVAVGDTPIANSEDFAKAIEGMRVGDVLVFTVNRGGREVVVRVEVGERPASLNF, from the coding sequence TTGCTGGTGCTGCTGGTGATGGCCGCCGGCTTTGCGGCAGCCGATTCGCTGACCGGCGCGCAGGAGGCTCAGCGTACCGAGTCCGCGCGGAGCGCCGCCGCGGTGCAGAGCTCCGCGCCGGGGGAAGGCATGACGGCCGTTCATCCGCTCATCGCAGGCGGGCCGTACGCCATCGCCGACGTCGTCGAAGCGGTCGGCCCGGCCGTCGTGTTCATCGAAGTGGAATACCAGCCGAGGCAGGCGTCCAATTCGCAGCCGTTCCCGTTCTTCGAGATCTTCCCGTTCCCGTACAACTGGTTCCAGTGGCCCCCGAGCTCGCCGCGCGCCGCCAGTGGGTCGGGCTTTATCATCGACGAGAGCGGGCTCGTGCTGACGAACCAGCACCTGTTCGCCTACCCGCAGCTCATCTCCAGCATCAAGGTGACGCTGCCGGACCGTGAAGAACCGATTCCCGCCACGCTGCGCGGCTACGACTACGAGCTGGACCTGGCTATCCTGCAGCTGGAAGCCGAAGGGCCGTTCCCGACGGTGCCGCTGGGCGACTCGGACCAGGTGCGGGTCGGTGAATGGGTCATTGCCATCGGCAATCCGTACCGGCTCGAGCACACGGTCACCGTCGGCGTGCTGAGCGCCAAGGGGCGGCAGATTCAAGTCGCCGACCCGGACAGCCAGACGACGCGCGTCTATCGCAACCTAATGCAAACGGACGCGGCCATCAACCCAGGCAACAGCGGCGGTCCTCTGCTCAACCTGCGCGGTGAGGCCATCGGCATCAACACGGCGGTACGAGCGGACGCCCAGGGCATCGGCTTCGCCATCCCGATCAACGAGGCGAAGGCCGTTCTGGAAGACCTGATCACTCGCGGCATGGTGGTCCGGCCGTTTATCGGCATCCGCTATGACACCGTCGACGCCAGCTACGTGCGTCAGCTGGGCCTGCGGGTGGACCGCGGCGTCATCATTCTGGACGTCATCCCCGGCAGCGCGGCCGAGAAAGCCGGACTGCGGGTTCGCGACGTCATTGTGGCCGTGGGCGACACGCCCATTGCGAACAGCGAAGACTTCGCGAAGGCCATTGAAGGCATGCGCGTCGGCGACGTGCTGGTGTTCACCGTCAACCGCGGCGGGCGAGAAGTCGTCGTGCGCGTCGAGGTCGGCGAGCGGCCGGCCAGCCTCAACTTCTAG
- a CDS encoding DoxX family protein: protein MTEIRGSTLAQKLFHSTSFAWLWTIVRVWLGWTWLTSGWGKLSNPAWMETGAALRGYLNNALSGTAIRYDWYRSFLQWLVDGGHYTWFAKLVVFGEILVGLGLILGGLTAIAAFFGAFMNMAFMLAGTTSSNPVMFTVSILIMIAWKVAGWYGLDRWLLVELGTPWQPGRLFAKGDKPQPQAG from the coding sequence ATGACCGAGATCCGCGGGTCAACGCTCGCCCAGAAATTGTTCCACAGCACGTCGTTCGCGTGGCTGTGGACGATCGTGCGGGTGTGGCTCGGCTGGACGTGGCTCACGTCCGGGTGGGGGAAACTGTCGAACCCGGCGTGGATGGAGACGGGGGCTGCCTTGCGAGGCTATCTGAACAACGCCTTGAGCGGCACAGCTATTCGTTACGATTGGTATCGGTCGTTCCTGCAGTGGTTGGTTGACGGCGGGCACTACACCTGGTTCGCCAAGCTGGTCGTGTTTGGTGAAATTCTCGTGGGCCTGGGGCTCATCCTGGGCGGGTTGACGGCCATCGCCGCCTTCTTCGGCGCCTTCATGAACATGGCGTTCATGCTGGCCGGCACGACCAGCAGCAACCCGGTGATGTTCACCGTCTCGATTCTGATTATGATTGCCTGGAAAGTGGCCGGCTGGTACGGCCTCGATCGCTGGCTCCTGGTGGAGCTGGGCACGCCGTGGCAGCCCGGGCGCTTGTTCGCCAAAGGAGACAAACCACAGCCTCAGGCGGGGTAA
- a CDS encoding O-acetylhomoserine aminocarboxypropyltransferase (catalyzes the formation of L-methionine and acetate from O-acetyl-L-homoserine and methanethiol), which yields MSNDAHAVPPYRFETLAVHAGQEPDPVTGSRAVPIYQTTSYVFHDADHAADLFALRKVGHVYTRITNPTTEVFEKRMAALEGGVGALAVSSGQTAVSYAIFTIAQAGDEIVSATSLYGGTWNLFRHTLPKLGITVKFVDPSDPENFRKAIGPKTKAVFAEIIGNPKCDVLDIEAVANIAHEAGIPLIVDNTFATPALCRPIEWGADIVVHSATKFIGGHGTSIGGVIVDGGKFNWANGRFPALSEPDPSYHGVNFVETFGPAAFIAKARTHVLRDLGGALSPFNSFLFLQGLETLHLRMERHCENAQKVAEFLAEHPLVAWVSYPGLPGHPSYELAKKYLPKGAGSIFSFGIKGGLEAGKRFINSVKLFSLLANVGDAKSLVIHPASTTHQQLTEEEQLAAGVTPDLIRLSIGIEHVDDIIADLDQALRAAAG from the coding sequence GTGTCCAACGACGCGCATGCCGTACCGCCGTACCGGTTTGAGACGCTGGCCGTGCACGCGGGCCAGGAGCCTGACCCGGTCACCGGCTCGCGAGCTGTGCCCATTTATCAGACCACATCTTACGTCTTTCACGATGCCGACCACGCCGCCGACTTGTTCGCCCTGCGCAAGGTCGGCCACGTGTACACGCGCATCACCAATCCGACCACGGAAGTGTTCGAAAAGCGCATGGCCGCGCTGGAAGGCGGCGTCGGCGCGCTGGCCGTCTCTTCGGGCCAAACCGCCGTCAGCTACGCCATTTTCACCATCGCCCAGGCCGGCGACGAAATCGTGTCGGCCACCAGCTTGTACGGCGGCACCTGGAACTTGTTCCGGCACACGCTGCCGAAACTGGGCATCACCGTCAAGTTCGTGGACCCGTCGGATCCCGAGAATTTCCGCAAAGCCATCGGCCCCAAGACGAAAGCCGTCTTTGCGGAAATCATCGGCAACCCGAAGTGCGACGTGCTGGACATCGAAGCCGTCGCGAACATCGCGCACGAGGCGGGCATTCCCCTCATCGTCGACAACACCTTCGCCACGCCGGCCCTGTGCCGCCCCATTGAGTGGGGCGCGGACATCGTGGTTCATTCGGCCACGAAGTTCATCGGCGGCCACGGCACATCCATCGGCGGCGTCATCGTCGACGGCGGCAAGTTCAACTGGGCCAACGGGCGCTTCCCGGCCCTTTCGGAGCCGGATCCGAGCTACCACGGTGTCAACTTCGTGGAGACTTTCGGCCCGGCGGCCTTCATCGCCAAGGCCCGCACCCACGTGCTGCGAGACCTGGGCGGCGCGCTATCGCCGTTCAACTCGTTCTTGTTCCTACAAGGGCTGGAAACGCTGCACCTGCGCATGGAGCGCCACTGCGAAAACGCCCAGAAGGTGGCCGAGTTCTTGGCGGAGCATCCCCTGGTGGCGTGGGTGAGCTACCCCGGCCTGCCCGGTCATCCGTCGTACGAACTGGCCAAGAAGTACTTGCCCAAAGGGGCGGGTTCCATCTTCTCCTTCGGCATCAAAGGAGGCCTGGAAGCCGGCAAACGCTTCATCAACAGCGTCAAGTTGTTCTCCCTGCTGGCCAACGTCGGCGACGCGAAGTCGCTCGTCATTCACCCGGCCAGCACGACGCACCAGCAACTGACCGAGGAGGAACAGCTGGCCGCGGGCGTCACGCCGGACCTGATTCGCTTGTCCATCGGTATCGAGCACGTGGACGACATTATCGCCGACCTGGACCAGGCGCTGCGGGCGGCCGCGGGGTGA